The nucleotide sequence AGgtaaaaaggaaagaaacacacacaaaaacaaaaagggaggacggaagaaagggggaggggggagggcagcaacaacaatagagaaaaaagagacagacaggcaggcAACGCAGAGGAAAGGCAGCCACCAGCTGAAACATCAGAAAAGTGCAACGCCTCAAACAAAGCACTCCCATCGGTGGCTACAACATGACCTCGCGCACATCCCACATGAGGCACATGTCGTACAGGCAAATCAGTACGCCACACTCCTCTGGCATTTCATTAAACCCAATTATGCTGCTTTACGAATCGTCGACTatttcctccttctcctgaAGTTGAGaccccttcttcttcccatCGCGCTCATCATCCCACGGGTGCAGGAAGAACACCTGGATGACGAAGCAGATGATGCCCAGGCAACCAAAGAAGATGAAGGCAACGGCCTGGCCCTTGTCCTGGTTGCCAGACGGACCGCCAGAGATGCCCTCCGTCGCGATCGGGTAGCACACGTTGATAACCAGGTTGAAGATGAACTGGACCACCTGAGTTACCGACGCACCGCGCGGACGGAACGATGCCGGGAACATGTCCTGCGTCAGCACGTAGTAGCACGGGCCCACGCACACCTCGAAGCCGAGGATGAACAGCAGAATGCCAGTGATGGCCACGCCGTTCTTGACCTCCAACTTCTTGCTGACGCCAGGGTACACGGGAATACCGCACATGAACAGGCACATGCACGACGTGAAGATCGAGCCGAACAGGAACAGCTGGCGCATCGTGAACACGTACGAGAGCGGGATCGACGCAAGCGTCGTCACAAAGTTCCACAGCATCACAACGAAGTTGcccaccagcggcgccaggCCAAGGCTGCCCATGATCGTCGGCGCGTAGTTCATCACAGCGTTGATACCagtcagctgcagcgtgccaGCCATCACGCAGCCCATCAGCAGGCGCGGGATCATTTCCAAGTAGCCGTACTCGTTCGGGTCCAGCTCAAtggcgccctcctccccgccgCCGAACTGCGCGCGCGATTCGCTCATCACAATGCCAAGCAGGATCGTCAGTAGGCTGAACAGGGTCGAGAACGCGCACAGGCCCTGCATGCGCGCCATCACCATCTGGTCCTTGTTCTGGTCAAACGAGATGCTCTGGCCAAGCGCAAGACCCATCGCGGCAGCAACGAAGATGCCCAGCGTCGTGAACACCTGAAACATCACCCCAATCGTGCGCTTCCACTTCGGGTGCGCGTTCTGATCAGTGTACACAGGGCACGCAACACCGATCACGCCCAGGAACAGACCAATCACAAAGCGGCCGACAATCAGCACCCAAAACTCGTTCTCCGCGCACGACACGTGGTACAACACGGACGACACAACACCCACGAGACCAACGAGCAGGAACGAGAGCCTCGCACCGATCGTCGACGCAAGCGGACCAGCAAACATGGAGCCGATCAGGCAGCCGGCAATCATCGAGCCGGCAAAGATACCGCTTTCCGCCGACGAGAAGCCCACCGGGTTCTGGCACTCCTGGGAACTGTATGACCACCTGCACCGCGGGTCGGCCTCGCATTGGGTAATCGCAGCTGGCATGCCCGAAAGATTCGTGTAGGTGTACGTTCTGCGGCACGTGATATCGGTCCAGCCACAGAATGGCGTGCTGTTCGTGTTCGTAAACCATTTGCAGTCGGCGTTGGGCACCGTCACGCAGCCCTGCTCGCTGTTGAAGCTCGCGCAGTTCGTGCTGTAGCCAAACAGCGTTGCGTACACGCCAACAAAGCCGATCGAGTAGCCGTTCAGGCTGGCACCGATGGCCTGCACAAGGATAACTTTGGCGTTGCTCGCCGACAGAAACGGAGGCGCGTCGCTCTGGTCATCGATGGACTTCTTCAAGTCGTCGCGGGCCGGCTCCTTCTCCGATATGGAGTCCGAGGGGTGGTCGTTGGCCTGAAGCTTGCTGCTCATGGTTGCGCGGGCAGTGCCTTCAATGGGGTGGCTGCAGGAAAGACAGGATAGCGGTCGGCAAAGACAGCACTGGGCAGTGGGGTGTCAGCAGCAACATAAAATGAGTGCTTGGAAACTAGGCGTTTCGTGCTGTTCTATCTGCTgtgagagctgcagcgcagtaAACGTGTTACTGAACGtgtgggggcgggggaaagagaaataGGAGGGACGTAGGAGGGGGACAGATGAAGGACGCGTGGAGGGAGTAGTGGGcagccacgcacgcacaagcaTGCACCGGTGCACGCAGCACTACACCGCAACATCCCCATCGCGCCGTTGTACCCGGCAACGTGGAGGCGGCATGGCCCACCCGTCCGTCGAACGCAAGAGCAAGGGTCCGTCCTTGCTATTCACAGCTACTTCGAATAGCCAGCCAAGTCCAGGCACAATTAGCAAGAGAGGCAATGTGTCATTCCGCGTCCCCGCACCCATTCCGAGCgcacggcgacggtgacagCCAAAGGGGGAAACACACGACAGAAACGAAGCGACGAAATCGATTCTCAAGCGTCATATTCACACGAGCAGAGTGAGAGGAAGCCAGCACCACGCTCTGCAGCTCTCCAGAGACGCGCCACGCTGACCCTCCCGTCTTTGCGTGCGAGCGCCGCAGGACTTACAAGACCACCCGTGAGGGCAGCAAGNNNNNNNNNNNNNNNNNNNNNNNNNNNNNNNNNNNNNNNNNNNNNNNNNNNNNNNNNNNNNNNNNNNNNNNNNNNNNNNNNNNNNNNNNNNNNNNNNNNNNNNNNNNNNNNNNNNNNNNNNNNNNNNNNNNNNNNNNNNNNNNNNNNNNNNNNNNNNNNNNNNNNNNNNNNNNNNNNNNNNNNNNNNNNNNNNNNNNNNNNNNNNNNNNNNNNNNNNNNNNNNNNNNNNNNNNNNNNNNNNNNNNNNNNNNNNNNNNNNNNNNNNNNNNNNNNNNNNNNNNNNNNNNNNNNNNNNNNNNNNNNNNNNNNNNNNNNNNNNNNNNNNNNNNNNNNNNNNNNNNNNNNNNNNNNNNNNNNNNNNNNNNNNNNNNNNNNNNNNNNNNNNNNNNNNNNNNNNNNNNNNNNNNNNNNNNNNNNNNNNNNNNNNNNNNNNNNNNNNNNNNNNNNNNNNNNNNNNNNNNNNNNNNNNNNNNNNNNNNNNNNNNNNNNNNNNNNNNNNNNNNNNNNNNNNNNNNNNNNNNNNNNNNNNNNNNNNNNNNNNNNNNNNNNNNNNNNNNNNNNNNNNNNNNNNNNNNNNNNNNNNNNNNNNNNNNNNNNNNNNNNNNNNNNNNNNNNNNNNNNNNNNNNNNNNNNNNNNNNNNNNNNNNNNNNNNNNNNNNNNNNNNNNNNNNNNNNNNNNNNNNNNNNNNNNNNNNNNNNNNNNNNNNNNNNNNNNNNNNNNNNNNNNNNNNNNNNNNNNNNNNNNNNNNNNNNNNNNNNNNNNNNNNNNNNNNNNNNNNNNNNNNNNNNNNNNNNNNNNNNNNNNNNNNNNNNNNNNNNNNNNNNNNNNNNNNNNNNNNNNNNNNNNNNNNNNNNNNNNNNNNNNNNNNNNNNNNNNNNNNNNNNNNNNNNNNNNNNNNNNNNNNNNNNNNNNNNNNNNNNNNNNNNNNNNNNNNNNNNNNNNNNNNNNNNNNNNNNNNNNNNNNNNNNNNNNNNNNNNNNNNNNNNNNNNNNNNNNNNNNNNNNNNNNNNNNNNNNNNNNNNNNNNNNNNNNNNNNNNNNNNNNNNNNNNNNNNNNNNNNNNNNNNNNNNNNNNNNNNNNNNNNNNNNNNNNNNNNNNNNNNNNNNNNNNNNNNNNNNNNNNNNNNNNNNNNNNNNNNNNNNNNNNNNNNNNNNNNNNNNNNNNNNNNNNNNNNNNNNNNNNNNNNNNNNNNNNNNNNNNNNNNNNNNNNNNNNNNNNNNNNNNNNNNNNNNNNNNNNNNNNNNNNNNNNNNNNNNNNNNNNNNNNNNNNNNNNNNNNNNNNNNNNNNNNNNNNNNNNNNNNNNNNNNNNNNNNNNNNNNNNNNNNNNNNNNNNNNNNNNNNNNNNNNNNNNNNNNNNNNNNNNNNNNNNNNNNNNNNNNNNNNNNNNNNNNNNNNNNNNNNNNNNNNNNNNNNNNNNNNNNNNNNNNNNNNNNNNNNNNNNNNNNNNNNNNNNNNNNNNNNNNNNNNNNNNNNNNNNNNNNNNNNNNNNNNNNNNNNNNNNNNNNNNNNNNNNNNNNNNNNNNNNNNNNNNNNNNNNNNNNNNNNNNNNNNNNNNNNNNNNNNNNNNNNNNNNNNNNNNNNNNNNNNNNNNNNNNNNNNNNNNNNNNNNNNNNNNNNNNNNNNNNNNNNNNNNNNNNNNNNNNNNNNNNNNNNNNNNNNNNNNNNNNNNNNNNNNNNNNNNNNNNNNNNNNNNNNNNNNNNNNNNNNNNNNNNNNNNNNNNNNNNNNNNNNNNNNNNNNNNNNNNNNNNNNNNNNNNNNNNNNNNNNNNNNNNNNNNNNNNNNNNNNNNNNNNNNNNNNNNNNNNNNNNNNNNNNNNNNNNNNNNNNNNNNNNNNNNNNNNNNNNNNNNNNNNNNNNNNNNNNNNNNNNNNNNNNNNNNNNNNNNNNNNNNNNNNNNNNNNNNNNNNNNNNNNNNNNNNNNNNNNNNNNNNNNNNNNNNNNNNNNNNNNNNNNNNNNNNNNNNNNNNNNNNNNNNNNNNNNNNNNNNNNNNNNNNNNNNNNNNNNNNNNNNNNNNNNNNNNNNNNNNNNNNNNNNNNNNNNNNNNNNNNNNNNNNNNNNNNNNNNNNNNNNNNNNNNNNNNNNNNNNNNNNNNNNNNNNNNNNNNNNNNNNNNNNNNNNNNNNNNNNNNNNNNNNNNNNNNNNNNNNNNNNNNNNNNNNNNNNNNNNNNNNNNNNNNNNNNNNNNNNNNNNNNNNNNNNNNNNNNNNNNNNNNNNNNNNNNNNNNNNNNNNNNNNNNNNNNNNNNNNNNNNNNNNNNNNNNNNNNNNNNNNNNNNNNNNNNNNNNNNNNNNNNNNNNNNNNNNNNNNNNNNNNNNNNNNNNNNNNNNNNNNNNNNNNNNNNNNNNNNNNNNNNNNNNNNNNNNNNNNNNNNNNNNNNNNNNNNNNNNNNNNNNNNNNNNNNNNNNNNNNNNNNNNNNNNNNNNNNNNNNNNNNNNNNNNNNNNNNNNNNNNNNNNNNNNNNNNNNNNNNNNNNNNNNNNNNNNNNNNNNNNNNNNNNNNNNNNNNNNNNNNNNNNNNNNNNNNNNNNNNNNNNNNNNNNNNNNNNNNNNNNNNNNNNNNNNNNNNNNNNNNNNNNNNNNNNNNNNNNNNNNNNNNNNNNNNNNNNNNNNNNNNNNNNNNNNNNNNNNNNNNNNNNNNNNNNNNNNNNNNNNNNNNNNNNNNNNNNNNNNNNNNNNNNNNNNNNNNNNNNNNNNNNNNNNNNNNNNNNNNNNNNNNNNNNNNNNNNNNNNNNNNNNNNNNNNNNNNNNNNNNNNNNNNNNNNNNNNNNNNNNNNNNNNNNNNNNNNNNNNNNNNNNNNNNNNNNNNNNNNNNNNNNNNNNNNNNNNNNNNNNNNNNNNNNNNNNNNNNNNNNNNNNNNNNNNNNNNNNNNNNNNNNNNNNNNNNNNNNNNNNNNNNNNNNNNNNNNNNNNNNNNNNNNNNNNNNNNNNNNNNNNNNNNNNNNNNNNNNNNNNNNNNNNNNNNNNNNNNNNNNNNNNNNNNNNNNNNNNNNNNNNNNNNNNNNNNNNNNNNNNNNNNNNNNNNNNNNNNNNNNNNNNNNNNNNNNNNNNNNNNNNNNNNNNNNNNNNNNNNNNNNNNNNNNNNNNNNNNNNNNNNNNNNNNNNNNNNNNNNNNNNNNNNNNNNNNNNNNNNNNNNNNNNNNNNNNNNNNNNNNNNNNNNNNNNNNNNNNNNNNNNNNNNNNNNNNNNNNNNNNNNNNNNNNNNNNNNNNNNNNNNNNNNNNNNNNNNNNNNNNNNNNNNNNNNNNNNNNNNNNNNNNNNNNNNNNNNNNNNNNNNNNNNNNNNNNNNNNNNNNNNNNNNNNNNNNNNNNNNNNNNNNNNNNNNNNNNNNNNNNNNNNNNNNNNNNNNNNNNNNNNNNNNNNNNNNNNNNNNNNNNNNNNNNNNNNNNNNNNNNNNNNNNNNNNNNNNNNNNNNNNNNNNNNNNNNNNNNNNNNNNNNNNNNNNNNNNNNNNNNNNNNNNNNNNNNNNNNNNNNNNNNNNNNNNNNNNNNNNNNNNNNNNNNNNNNNNNNNNNNNNNNNNNNNNNNNNNNNNNNNNNNNNNNNNNNNNNNNNNNNNNNNNNNNNNNNNNNNNNNNNNNNNNNNNNNNNNNNNNNNNNNNNNNNNNNNNNNNNNNNNNNNNNNNNNNNNNNNNNNNNNNNNNNNNNNNNNNNNNNNNNNNNNNNNNNNNNNNNNNNNNNNNNNNNNNNNNNNNNNNNNNNNNNNNNNNNNNNNNNNNNNNNNNNNNNNNNNNNNNNNNNNNNNNNNNNNNNNNNNNNNNNNNNNNNNNNNNNNNNNNNNNNNNNNNNNNNNNNNNNNNNNNNNNNNNNNNNNNNNNNNNNNNNNNNNNNNNNNNNNNNNNNNNNNNNNNNNNNNNNNNNNNNNNNNNNNNNNNNNNNNNNNNNNNNNATGGGCGATGGTAACGCGGACGTGCTAGGCGGAAGCTGATGATGTTATCTCAATAGCGTGACATGTAAATGTCTAGCACTGCATTTATTTTCCGTCAATATCACTATGCCTGATCAGGTTGGGATATGTTAATCGGAATACTTTTTCTCCCGCAGCGGAGGAGCGGCAACCTGTCATTGCATTGGCGGCAGTGGAAATAATTCAATTTCATGACTTATGTATGATGGCTTCATGGTTGTACCACACAACATGTGGGTAAACTGTCAGATTACGATCAGTCGTTTGTTACCGCGAGAGGCGCCCGGAGAGACGCTCTGGGGCTCAGTACCTTCAGCATCTACTTCGTTGTCAGCGTTGCCTGCGGCAGCTACGCTGGCGTCGGATCGTCAGTCGGCTAGTCATTCATACTGCCATAAATTTGCGGCGCTAGGCTTGAGATACGTTTCATAGTTCTGAACGTTGCgctttttttgctgttggtGTGACAATCAGGCACGCTGTGATGTTCTTCTTGTTTGTTTTCATTTGCTCATATTCGTGTTAGCGCTTCCTGTTGGTGAGGGGTGCCTCTCCGCTTGTGGTTGGAGAAGCTCGTGGGTTGGTGAGACGCCcttgttttttgttttgcgtTCTGTGAATTTGGGAATGGATGAAGTacacagagggggggtggggcagaGTGGGACGCGGTGCGTGGTGATCGCCACGCAGCGATGTATCGAAGAGAAACTGAGGGGGACAAAGCGAGGAAGTTGAGAAGCAAAATGTTGCTGAGATTTCAAACGAAAAATACTGTTCGCAGGAGAAGTCGATGGTGCAGATGGAGATGGTTCggagagaagacacagaCAACCAATAAAGCTTCCTTACACCAGGACAAAAGCCTAAGCAGTCGAGTGATGAAGAAGGAAGCTGgtttttttccctctatCCTTGAATGGAAAAGCGGATGTGTAGGAGTAGTGGCTTGAACTACGTTGTCGACCCACTCTGCGGTGAGCTATCACACGCGTAAGGgcaagggggaggcggagagacgCTGAAGAGGTTACGAAATACGCCAAAGAACAACCGTCATCGGCTTTATATGTGGTTCATTCCTGAGACGAGCTAGAGTACCATCCCTGTGTTCAacacgcaggcgcacgcTTACGCGTGGTTTGAGTCAGTTGAAGGAGTTGTAGCAGAAAAATGTGTGATAAAAGTACCGCGGTGCTCGAGAACAGTTCACTGGCTGTGATGagaaagaaaacagaagagagtACGGTAAGCAGACGCGCACTCACGCGGTACTCCGAAAGAGGGAGTTCACTCTTCCTGTGCCGGGGGAGGGCAGTCCTTGCCTTGTGTAGTGGTGAGCGTGGCGTTGGCGTTCAATGCGGCCTTTCCACCCGCCCCTTTTTACGATCAGCGACTTCCCTTTCCAAGAATGAAACCACTACTCGAtgaagcaggcgctgcggagaGCTGCCGCGGCCCCGGCGATGTCCGATGGCctggtgcggcagcacccGCCAATGATCCGAGCACCCTGAGAAGCCCATTccggcgccagcgctgccaaACTCAAAGTTGTGCCATCGGCCTTTGCAATGGGGTGCCACGTTTTAGTGGCTGGGTTGTAGGACTCCCCCGAGTTCGTGTACACAACAAGCGGCATCGTGGTGAGAGTGTGCAGATGGGCCAACACAGCAGAGGCCTCGGCCATAGGGATGCAGTTGACGCCTACAGCCACAACCTGCGGAGACATCTCAAGGAAGGGAATGATGTCAGCCCACGTGGTGCCGTCGCTGATTGCCTTCACCGGTGAGGTTCGAGAGGTCGTGAAGGACACCCACGCTCTGCAGTTTGGATGTTCCTcctgcagcaacgccacaATAGCGTGCACTTCCGCAGCGGAGGCTTGGGTTTCAATAGCAAGCACGTCTACGCCGGCGCGGAGAAGCGCTGCAATACGAGCACGATGAAATTCTTTAAACTTTTCTGCACTTCGGACGTAGTCGCCACGGTATTCAGATCCGTCGGCAAGGTAGGCGCCATACGGACCGACCGAGCCGGCCACGAAAACCGGTTCAGCTTGAGGATTCTCTTTCACATGCCGCTCCCGCACGACCTGCGCAATGCGCACTGACTCTTCGATaacggccgcagcggcctccTCGGTAAGTAGGCGGTGCTCCATGAGGCTCTTTGGTGTGATCTGGTAGCTGGCTGTGATGAGGCACCGTGCACCTGCTTGCAGGTACGCCAGCTCCACATCCTGGATCTTCTGTGGTGACTTCAGCAGGACTTCACCGGACCAGAGGGGATCGAGAAGATTGCAGCCACGCGCCTCTAGCTCTGTCCCGAGGCCACCATCGAGCACGACGACGTGCTTCGGATCTGCTAAGTAGGCTTCCATGTTACCTACTACTGAAACTCGTGGGGTGTCATTAATACACGTCGCCACAACACGAAAATAATGAGTCTCCCTGTGAGCgcaatgtgtgtgtgtgtgcgccaaAGGCGCGAGGTACGGCAATGATGGTGAAGGACAAAGCTGCCGTCGATCCAGGTTGGCAGCGGGGTAtaagagaaggagagggaagagcgcTGTATAAAGCGCGTGGCGAGGCGGTAAAGCGGAAGGCGGTATTAAATAGAAGAGGTAGAGGTGGAACAAATGATAAGGATGACCCGATATAGCCCACTGTGGCTTCTATCGACGCGCTAGGGAGGTGTTCAAAGGCCAAACAGGAAAAGGATgtgtgccccctccccccgccccgcgCTCTTTGCCCCGTCTTTTACTCTACAAAATACGGAGCCGAGGCACCTTCAGAGCACCGAAGTGGGGGACCTCAGGCAACTGCGAGTCATTTCGAGATTGGAAATTTCAAACCCCCCAAAGCGAAGCAGAGAACGCCGACGGTAAGCAATGATTAAATGTCTTCTGCTACGGTCGctgcttcccctctctcggttCCTGTGTATCCCAGGCCCGCTCTGGTGAGCCAAGGACACTGGATAAGAGTGCTTGTGCGCGGCCACGCAGACACCACGACACTTTACGCAGGGCTGCCAACGCTTCACGAGGTTGAGGCAACCGCCTCCGTTTTCTGCCTTCTCGTACTCGAGCGCATTTCCTCTTCTCGGGACTGTTTCGGTGCTTTGGTAGAACTGCCACAAAAAGGAGGCTCACCAatacgcgcgcgcgcctacGCGCACATGCAACTCGTGTGCATAgtccccttctctgccattctcctccccaccaccaccaccaccctaCCGTGTGGCGTCACTGCCACCTTTTATCCCTTGCCCTTACAACGGTGTAATTCACCGCTCTCACGCATAGTGGCGGACATCACCAGAACGGGCACCAGCCTTGAAAGTGGACACACAAGTTCTCGTTGGAGGTGGCCTCCGAGATGAGCCGAGTCACCTGCGCCTGAACAGAAAGCCCGTCTTCGCCGCTCGCCattggtgctgctgacgcgtCGCTGCCCAAGCGAGCACTGGTCATCGgctcctcccctgccccctccttcaTGGCCACACCCACTCCACCTGCCGCGTGAGACAAGGCGTTGGCTTGAAGCTGCCACCCAGCAAACTCGCGGCCCTCGAGCTTTTCGCGAATGCGATTGACCACTTTCTTTGCTTCGCTGGTGTGGTTGACTGACATGTTGCTCAAAATATCTGATGACTGGCTGCTGGAAACAAGGGGAGGTGAAGCACGCACGCGGGAAGCGACCGAAGCCTGTGGGGCGTGTAAGGAGCGACCACACGGCACCGACAAGCGCGATGCCggcgtgagagagggaaaggcagTGCGAGACTTGTGAAAGGACTCCCCGATAGCCGCGTAGGCGGCGCGCTGCGAGTAGTGGCTGAGtggtgccggtgcggcgATAGACggcatgctgctgctcggcgctGCCGACGCGACGACAGCAGATGCAACTGCCCCGTCCTCCGACTCATCGCGCCACCACGACACGAGGGGGTCGTGCACAAACGCCTCCAACAGCGCCAGAAtactgctgccctcctcACGCAGTACGCCCATCACCGTGATGCAACCATGGCGGAAAAGTCCGTCGATGCCGCCCATCTCCATCGCCTTGACCAGCATTCGAGTCAGTCGGAATGGCACCTTCTCTGGGAATGCGCTTCGGTTCTGCGCCACATCGAAGCAGTCGCCAAAGTCGATGTGCACGACGCGACCGCTGAAGGAGTGGATCATTAGGTTCGATGGATGACGGTCCCCGAGGCCCAGAATGTGACCAACCATGGACATGGTGGCAAGTGAACAGACATACGTGGTGCGGCGGTCCAACCACGACTCAGCGCTTGGCGCGCGCATCCAGAGCGAGTTGGCGAGGTCGGCGCCCTCTGTCTGCTCCAACGCGAACTCGAACGGCTCCACATGTTGGATCACCTGAAGCCGGTCCAGGTCAACGTTGAAGCTCAGCATCAAATTCACTTCGATCGAGAGGTATTCGGAGTGCACACGGTAGTCCTTGATGAGCTGATGCAGTGTGTCGCAGTTGTCGACCCACCCCACCAGCCCAGCGTTCTCGCTGAGAGGGGTGACAGAGAAGACCTGGATCATGCAGTCGCGGCGCTGGATAGCCGAGTGCTTCTCCAGCAGTGTGTTCACGAAAGCCAGCAGCTGCATAACGCGCTCGTCGAGCCGCAGGTCTTCGTGGCCTTTGAGGAGAAACTTGTACAAGACGCCGTCCGTGCCGGTCATATAGAGGCGACGCGGGTGCTGCTTGGAGTTCATCACCTTCAGCGTGCTTTGAAAGGAGGAGATGTGCGGGTACACGCCGGTATCGTTGTACTGCCCCGGCACCACCAGTGACAGGTCCTTGCCGCTCTGAATCAGACGCGGGCTCACGAGCTGAAGGGCGAGGGACGTCATGCCGTTGATCTGTTCATCCATCCGCTTCACCGCCGTCTTGAAGCGGTtccacgcctcctccatgtAGACGTTGTTTCCGGTCGACAAAGCCTTCTCGACGCACTCGCAGGCGCCGCTGAGCAAGTCGCCAAACTCGGTCACAAAGTGCGACTCGGCAAGTGTATCGGGGTGCGACAGATGCTCAAGCAGCGGCTGAAGCGCAAGAAGCACGCTGTGGGCGTTCTTGTCGCGCCCCCACTGAAACCATGCTCGCTCGAGCTCGTCAAACCAAAGTTCTGTCCAGAGCACAGCGCACCGCACGAGTTCCTGGCAGACAAGGGCAGCGTCCTTG is from Leishmania panamensis strain MHOM/PA/94/PSC-1 chromosome 35 sequence and encodes:
- a CDS encoding homocysteine S-methyltransferase, putative (TriTrypDB/GeneDB-style sysID: LpmP.35.6450), which produces MEAYLADPKHVVVLDGGLGTELEARGCNLLDPLWSGEVLLKSPQKIQDVELAYLQAGARCLITASYQITPKSLMEHRLLTEEAAAAVIEESVRIAQVVRERHVKENPQAEPVFVAGSVGPYGAYLADGSEYRGDYVRSAEKFKEFHRARIAALLRAGVDVLAIETQASAAEVHAIVALLQEEHPNCRAWVSFTTSRTSPVKAISDGTTWADIIPFLEMSPQVVAVGVNCIPMAEASAVLAHLHTLTTMPLVVYTNSGESYNPATKTWHPIAKADGTTLSLAALAPEWASQGARIIGGCCRTRPSDIAGAAAALRSACFIE
- a CDS encoding glucose transporter, putative (TriTrypDB/GeneDB-style sysID: LpmP.35.6440) yields the protein MSSKLQANDHPSDSISEKEPARDDLKKSIDDQSDAPPFLSASNAKVILVQAIGASLNGYSIGFVGVYATLFGYSTNCASFNSEQGCVTVPNADCKWFTNTNSTPFCGWTDITCRRTYTYTNLSGMPAAITQCEADPRCRWSYSSQECQNPVGFSSAESGIFAGSMIAGCLIGSMFAGPLASTIGARLSFLLVGLVGVVSSVLYHVSCAENEFWVLIVGRFVIGLFLGVIGVACPVYTDQNAHPKWKRTIGVMFQVFTTLGIFVAAAMGLALGQSISFDQNKDQMVMARMQGLCAFSTLFSLLTILLGIVMSESRAQFGGGEEGAIELDPNEYGYLEMIPRLLMGCVMAGTLQLTGINAVMNYAPTIMGSLGLAPLVGNFVVMLWNFVTTLASIPLSYVFTMRQLFLFGSIFTSCMCLFMCGIPVYPGVSKKLEVKNGVAITGILLFILGFEVCVGPCYYVLTQDMFPASFRPRGASVTQVVQFIFNLVINVCYPIATEGISGGPSGNQDKGQAVAFIFFGCLGIICFVIQVFFLHPWDDERDGKKKGSQLQEKEEIVDDS